Proteins co-encoded in one Capsicum annuum cultivar UCD-10X-F1 chromosome 9, UCD10Xv1.1, whole genome shotgun sequence genomic window:
- the LOC107842231 gene encoding putative serine/threonine-protein kinase isoform X1, whose product MKFSFPFLKCFSSSADTLDGNQIPYDGQISQNFMVYSYNYLKAATQGFKASNKIGEGGFGSVYKGKLQDGNFMAVKVLSVELESMRGEREFVSEIAALSYIKHENLVNLKGCCVDEAHRLLVYDYMENKSLALTFLAGGEQNRSKFTWTLRKEVSIGIAKGLSYLHEEVTPHVVHRDIKASNILLDEKFIPKIADFGLARLFSENMSHISTRVAGTLGYLSPEYAISGHLTRKSDVYSFGVVLLEIVSGSPVVAFDITRGEHFLVNKAWEMYNADQLLELVDPVLDRELLNDDEAVRFLKVGLLCVQESASLRPKMSMVIKMLSRDGAIIVDEMKISQPGIVADLRDVKIGRKHSTQSFFSKASTSMSPGSPLQIGKRRKSNS is encoded by the exons atgaaGTTTTCTTTTCCATTTCTCAAGTGTTTTAGTTCATCAGCTGATACTTTGGATGGCAACCAAATTCCATATG ATGGACAAATATCTCAGAATTTTATGGTCTACTCTTACAATTATTTGAAAGCTGCCACTCAAGGATTCAAAGCTTCCAATAAGATTGGTGAGGGAGGTTTTGGTTCTGTTTACAag GGTAAGCTGCAAGATGGAAACTTTATGGCTGTAAAAGTTTTATCAGTGGAATTGGAATCAATGAGAGGGGAAAGGGAATTTGTATCAGAAATAGCTGCATTGTCTTATATCAAACATGAAAACCTTGTCAACCTCAAAGGATGCTGTGTTGATGAAGCACATAGACTTTTAGTCTATGATTACATGGAAAACAAGAGTCTTGCTCTAACATTTTTAG CAGGCGGAGAGCAAAACAGAAGTAAATTTACTTGGACACTTAGGAAAGAAGTTTCGATAGGAATAGCGAAGGGGCTTTCGTATCTTCATGAAGAAGTGACTCCACATGTTGTGCATAGGGATATTAAAGCCAGCAACATACTCCTTGATGAGAAATTTATACCAAAAATTGCAGATTTCGGTTTGGCTAGGCTGTTTTCGGAGAACATGTCCCACATTAGCACTCGAGTTGCTGGAACATT AGGCTATCTTTCTCCAGAATACGCCATCAGTGGACACCTAACGCGCAAATCAGATGTTTATAGCTTTGGAGTCGTGTTACTAGAAATAGTCAGCGGTTCACCAGTAGTTGCATTCGACATTACTCGCGGAGAGCATTTCCTTGTCAACAAG GCATGGGAAATGTACAATGCTGACCAACTATTAGAGCTAGTGGACCCTGTTTTGGATAGAGAACTTTTGAATGACGACGAAGCTGTCAGATTCTTGAAGGTTGGCCTCCTCTGCGTGCAAGAGAGCGCTAGCCTCCGCCCCAAAATGTCAATGGTTATCAAGATGTTGAGCCGCGATGGCGCGATAATAGTAGACGAAATGAAGATTTCTCAGCCAGGAATTGTTGCTGATCTAAGGGATGTTAAAATAGGAAGAAAACACTCTACACAAAGCTTTTTCTCTAAAGCTTCTACGAGTATGAGCCCCGGTAGCCCCTTGCAAATAGGTAAAAGGAGAAAAAGTAATAGCTAG
- the LOC107842231 gene encoding putative serine/threonine-protein kinase isoform X3 has translation MKFSFPFLKCFSSSADTLDGNQIPYDGQISQNFMVYSYNYLKAATQGFKASNKIGEGGFGSVYKGKLQDGNFMAVKVLSVELESMRGEREFVSEIAALSYIKHENLVNLKGCCVDEAHRLLVYDYMENKSLALTFLDFGLARLFSENMSHISTRVAGTLGYLSPEYAISGHLTRKSDVYSFGVVLLEIVSGSPVVAFDITRGEHFLVNKAWEMYNADQLLELVDPVLDRELLNDDEAVRFLKVGLLCVQESASLRPKMSMVIKMLSRDGAIIVDEMKISQPGIVADLRDVKIGRKHSTQSFFSKASTSMSPGSPLQIGKRRKSNS, from the exons atgaaGTTTTCTTTTCCATTTCTCAAGTGTTTTAGTTCATCAGCTGATACTTTGGATGGCAACCAAATTCCATATG ATGGACAAATATCTCAGAATTTTATGGTCTACTCTTACAATTATTTGAAAGCTGCCACTCAAGGATTCAAAGCTTCCAATAAGATTGGTGAGGGAGGTTTTGGTTCTGTTTACAag GGTAAGCTGCAAGATGGAAACTTTATGGCTGTAAAAGTTTTATCAGTGGAATTGGAATCAATGAGAGGGGAAAGGGAATTTGTATCAGAAATAGCTGCATTGTCTTATATCAAACATGAAAACCTTGTCAACCTCAAAGGATGCTGTGTTGATGAAGCACATAGACTTTTAGTCTATGATTACATGGAAAACAAGAGTCTTGCTCTAACATTTTTAG ATTTCGGTTTGGCTAGGCTGTTTTCGGAGAACATGTCCCACATTAGCACTCGAGTTGCTGGAACATT AGGCTATCTTTCTCCAGAATACGCCATCAGTGGACACCTAACGCGCAAATCAGATGTTTATAGCTTTGGAGTCGTGTTACTAGAAATAGTCAGCGGTTCACCAGTAGTTGCATTCGACATTACTCGCGGAGAGCATTTCCTTGTCAACAAG GCATGGGAAATGTACAATGCTGACCAACTATTAGAGCTAGTGGACCCTGTTTTGGATAGAGAACTTTTGAATGACGACGAAGCTGTCAGATTCTTGAAGGTTGGCCTCCTCTGCGTGCAAGAGAGCGCTAGCCTCCGCCCCAAAATGTCAATGGTTATCAAGATGTTGAGCCGCGATGGCGCGATAATAGTAGACGAAATGAAGATTTCTCAGCCAGGAATTGTTGCTGATCTAAGGGATGTTAAAATAGGAAGAAAACACTCTACACAAAGCTTTTTCTCTAAAGCTTCTACGAGTATGAGCCCCGGTAGCCCCTTGCAAATAGGTAAAAGGAGAAAAAGTAATAGCTAG
- the LOC107842231 gene encoding putative serine/threonine-protein kinase isoform X2, which translates to MKFSFPFLKCFSSSADTLDGNQIPYDGQISQNFMVYSYNYLKAATQGFKASNKIGEGGFGSVYKGKLQDGNFMAVKVLSVELESMRGEREFVSEIAALSYIKHENLVNLKGCCVDEAHRLLVYDYMENKSLALTFLGGEQNRSKFTWTLRKEVSIGIAKGLSYLHEEVTPHVVHRDIKASNILLDEKFIPKIADFGLARLFSENMSHISTRVAGTLGYLSPEYAISGHLTRKSDVYSFGVVLLEIVSGSPVVAFDITRGEHFLVNKAWEMYNADQLLELVDPVLDRELLNDDEAVRFLKVGLLCVQESASLRPKMSMVIKMLSRDGAIIVDEMKISQPGIVADLRDVKIGRKHSTQSFFSKASTSMSPGSPLQIGKRRKSNS; encoded by the exons atgaaGTTTTCTTTTCCATTTCTCAAGTGTTTTAGTTCATCAGCTGATACTTTGGATGGCAACCAAATTCCATATG ATGGACAAATATCTCAGAATTTTATGGTCTACTCTTACAATTATTTGAAAGCTGCCACTCAAGGATTCAAAGCTTCCAATAAGATTGGTGAGGGAGGTTTTGGTTCTGTTTACAag GGTAAGCTGCAAGATGGAAACTTTATGGCTGTAAAAGTTTTATCAGTGGAATTGGAATCAATGAGAGGGGAAAGGGAATTTGTATCAGAAATAGCTGCATTGTCTTATATCAAACATGAAAACCTTGTCAACCTCAAAGGATGCTGTGTTGATGAAGCACATAGACTTTTAGTCTATGATTACATGGAAAACAAGAGTCTTGCTCTAACATTTTTAG GCGGAGAGCAAAACAGAAGTAAATTTACTTGGACACTTAGGAAAGAAGTTTCGATAGGAATAGCGAAGGGGCTTTCGTATCTTCATGAAGAAGTGACTCCACATGTTGTGCATAGGGATATTAAAGCCAGCAACATACTCCTTGATGAGAAATTTATACCAAAAATTGCAGATTTCGGTTTGGCTAGGCTGTTTTCGGAGAACATGTCCCACATTAGCACTCGAGTTGCTGGAACATT AGGCTATCTTTCTCCAGAATACGCCATCAGTGGACACCTAACGCGCAAATCAGATGTTTATAGCTTTGGAGTCGTGTTACTAGAAATAGTCAGCGGTTCACCAGTAGTTGCATTCGACATTACTCGCGGAGAGCATTTCCTTGTCAACAAG GCATGGGAAATGTACAATGCTGACCAACTATTAGAGCTAGTGGACCCTGTTTTGGATAGAGAACTTTTGAATGACGACGAAGCTGTCAGATTCTTGAAGGTTGGCCTCCTCTGCGTGCAAGAGAGCGCTAGCCTCCGCCCCAAAATGTCAATGGTTATCAAGATGTTGAGCCGCGATGGCGCGATAATAGTAGACGAAATGAAGATTTCTCAGCCAGGAATTGTTGCTGATCTAAGGGATGTTAAAATAGGAAGAAAACACTCTACACAAAGCTTTTTCTCTAAAGCTTCTACGAGTATGAGCCCCGGTAGCCCCTTGCAAATAGGTAAAAGGAGAAAAAGTAATAGCTAG